The following proteins are co-located in the Meriones unguiculatus strain TT.TT164.6M chromosome 4, Bangor_MerUng_6.1, whole genome shotgun sequence genome:
- the Cdkn2aip gene encoding CDKN2A-interacting protein isoform X2: protein MAQEVSEYLSQNPRVAAWVEAQRCDGETDKHWRHRREFLLRNAGDLVPAPDEAAESGARSRQLQQLVSFSMAWANHVFLGCRYPQKVMDKILSMAEGIKVTDAPIHTTRDELVAKKG from the exons ATGGCGCAGGAGGTGTCGGAGTATCTGAGCCAGAACCCGCGAGTGGCCGCCTGGGTGGAGGCGCAGCGCTGCGACGGCGAGACGGACAAACACTGGCGCCACCGCCGGGAGTTTCTGCTTCGCAACGCGGGCGACCTGGTCCCCGCGCCCGACGAGGCTGCGGAGAGCGGGGCGCGCAGTCGGCAGCTGCAGCAGCTCGTCTCCTTCTCCATGGCCTGGGCAAACCACGTCTTCCTGGGGTGCCG GTACCCTCAAAAAGTTATGGATAAAATTCTTAGTATGGCTGAAGGCATCAAAGTGACAGATGCTCCAATCCATACTACACGAGACGAACTGGTTGCCAAG aagGGATAG